In Brachypodium distachyon strain Bd21 chromosome 2, Brachypodium_distachyon_v3.0, whole genome shotgun sequence, one genomic interval encodes:
- the LOC100824277 gene encoding uncharacterized protein LOC100824277 produces MEEPPPPPPEWPTEQGKQWAILVCVPHVVPGEHDYPPGTEFSLRHDNPPQSSRFTVPSRIASDPKDIENHPYVAAVGAYGRFLLYATQGNCQALANPHILDWFHTEPLGVHHGSPKAYFICDLKTGAATRLPNPDPEHPILNPGNVGLINSSFGSVVVELQPPTAGNHRATLLCYVSRTKYTRLVDDTDTWLVKDVHYPPVHRPWGAHGVIFDQPRLTWVDLSYGLLTSYMFLYGNPNLQLRFIPLPAGCERPSGTVDLDKERCVGMSAGSLRYVQIDLLDGDPTVRKWTLVNWATGSWRHDSNVSFKVIWADASYKAMKLPRVVPTVAFIDPRRDHVVYFFLQSRIFGVDVRTGEFIHWIFFKMNSPPSRYHSSRFVRLWEQTKELFDGAGSDDQEDFYFLRCQEGYWFP; encoded by the exons ATGGaggagccgcctccgccgccgccggagtgGCCGACGGAGCAGGGGAAGCAGTGGGCGATCCTGGTCTGCGTCCCGCACGTGGTCCCTGGCGAACACGACTACCCGCCGGGCACTGAGTTCTCGCTCCGGCACGACAACCCGCCGCAGTCCTCCCGCTTCACCGTGCCCAGTCGTATCGCCTCCGACCCCAAGGACATCGAGAACCATCCCtacgtcgccgccgtcggcgcctacggccgcttcctcctctacGCCACCCAGGGGAACTGCCAAGCGCTAGCGAACCCGCACATCCTCGACTGGTTCCACACCGAGCCGCTCGGCGTCCACCACGGCAGCCCCAAAGCCTACTTCATCTGCGACCTCAAGACCGGCGCTGCCACCCGCCTCCCCAACCCCGACCCCGAGCACCCCATCCTCAACCCCGGCAACGTCGGCCTCATCAATTCCTCGTTCGGCTCCGTGGTTGTCGAGCTGCAGCCGCCCACCGCCGGCAACCACCGCGCCACCCTCCTCTGCTACGTGTCGCGGACCAAGTATACTCGCCTCGTGGATGACACCGATACTTGGCTCGTGAAGGACGTCCACTACCCTCCTGTTCACCGGCCGTGGGGCGCGCACGGCGTAATCTTCGACCAGCCGAGACTCACGTGGGTTGATCTCTCCTACGGCCTTCTCACCTCCTACATGTTCCTCTACGGCAACCCAAACCTGCAATTGCGCTTCATTCCGCTGCCGGCCGGCTGCGAGAGGCCGTCCGGCACGGTGGACCTCGACAAGGAGCGCTGCGTGGGGATGAGCGCCGGGAGTCTGCGGTACGTGCAGATCGATCTGCTCGACGGCGACCCGACCGTCCGCAAGTGGACGCTGGTCAATTGGGCTACCGGGTCGTGGCGTCACGACAGCAACGTCTCCTTCAAAGTGATCTGGGCCGACGCGAGCTACAAAGCTATGAAGCTGCCGCGCGTAGTTCCCACCGTCGCGTTCATCGACCCTCGCCGCGACCACGTGGTCTACTTCTTCCTGCAGTCCCGAATCTTCGGCGTCGACGTGAGAACGGGCGAGTTCATCCACTGGATTTTCTTCAAGATGAACAGCCCGCCGAGTCGTTACCACTCATCCCGATTCGTCCGTCTTTGGGAGCAAACAAAGGAGCTTTTCGATGGTGCTG GTTCCGATGATCAGgaggatttttattttttgagatgTCAGGAGGGTTATTGGTTTCCATGA